A stretch of the Papaver somniferum cultivar HN1 chromosome 6, ASM357369v1, whole genome shotgun sequence genome encodes the following:
- the LOC113287786 gene encoding G-type lectin S-receptor-like serine/threonine-protein kinase B120, whose protein sequence is MGITINFRKSPMVIFLANLYLLSYYLFLVCYAANTIGKGESIRDGQTLISRDQNFELGFFSPSHSTKRYVGIWYYKITEKSTVVWVANRDNPVLDKSGVLTLTNDGDLMVLNGAGKSVWSTNTTIASRNGALILLDSGNLVLEKNEAEFDPSKALWQSFDFPTDTFLPGMKIGVSKTGLKKQIYTSWKSKNDPSTGNFSSGIDSWRSPQIVIWEGSKRLWRSGIWNQQIFTGVPSMRAQYLYGFRLIPSDEGDIYFTYSLPDASVYMRFQIQSDGTMEELRWSNDKKEWTVYWSQSIAGCDLFSKCGAYGSCTMLDSVNCNCLDGFVPKSDGDWKKGNWSSGCQRKNDLQCEKNGGQVGGDGFLELDEVKLPDLAQIKSQFNNKDDCENECLNNCSCKAYASVSGIGCLTWDQDLSDIQKFQAGGSQLYIRLNKSDIVDGKSNKRKLAILISVILGVVCLSIFAYLLWRNKNKPKDPCKRKRKETGSSDQLSKSKEMLRDFSGEDVGEGEENGPELPLFSFNTIETATNNFSVSNKLGHGGFGDVYKGTMPCGAIVAVKRLSRKSGQGLEEFKTEIILIAKLQHRNLVRILGCCIEEEEKMLVYEYMPNKSLDAFIFDPTKQVLLDWGKRFNIIEGIARGLLYLHRDSRLRIIHRDLKASNILLDDEMNPKISDFGMAKIFGGNQNQANTTRVVGTYGYMSPEYAMEGLFSIKSDVYSFGVLLLEIVSGKKNSYFRHTDKHPNLLVLAWNLWNEGKVMEFADPSISNSYTLSEVSRCMHVGILCVQDSAIDRPDMAAVVRMLESETALRPAPRPPTFTIGRRPSEMDLSMEEHEIVSTNDVTVTVILGR, encoded by the exons ATGGGGATTACAATTAATTTCAGAAAGAGCCCAATGGTAATATTTCTTGCTAATCTTTACTTGCTATCTTACTATCTATTTCTAGTTTGTTATGCAGCTAATACAATCGGAAAAGGAGAATCAATTAGAGATGGACAAACCCTAATctcaagagatcaaaattttGAATTGGGTTTTTTTAGTCCATCACATTCAACTAAACGTTATGTTGGGATTTGGTATTATAAAATCACAGAAAAAAGTACTGTTGTTTGGGTAGCTAATAGAGATAATCCAGTATTAGATAAATCTGGTGTGCTTACACTAACAAATGATGGTGATTTGATGGTCTTGAATGGGGCTGGAAAATCAGTCTGGTCTACAAATACTACAATTGCATCAAGAAATGGTGCCCTAATTTTATTAGATTCTGGAAATCTAGTTTTGGAAAAAAATGAAGCTGAATTTGATCCTAGTAAAGCTTTGTGGCAGAGTTTTGATTTTCCCACCGATACATTTTTACCTGGTATGAAAATTGGGGTTTCCAAAACTGGGttaaaaaaacaaatatataCTTCCTGGAAATCTAAGAATGATCCTTCAACTGGGAATTTCAGTTCAGGTATTGATTCTTGGAGATCGCCGCAAATTGTGATTTGGGAAGGTTCTAAGCGTCTTTGGAGAAGTGGGATATGGAATCAACAGATATTTACTGGTGTTCCGTCCATGAGAGCTCAGTATTTGTATGGGTTCAGGTTAATTCCTAGTGATGAAGGGGATATTTATTTTACTTACTCTTTGCCGGATGCTTCTGTATATATGAGGTTTCAAATTCAATCGGATGGTACAATGGAAGAATTGCGTTGGAGCAACGACAAGAAAGAGTGGACTGTTTATTGGTCACAGTCGATTGCTGGATGTGATCTTTTTAGTAAATGCGGTGCTTATGGGAGTTGTACTATGTTGGATTCAGTGAATTGCAATTGTTTAGATGGGTTTGTACCGAAATCAGATGGTGATTGGAAAAAAGGAAATTGGTCAAGTGGTTGTCAGAGAAAAAATGATTTACAGTGTGAGAAAAACGGTGGGCAAGTGGGAGGAGATGGGTTCTTGGAATTGGATGAGGTCAAGTTACCAGATTTAGCTCAAATAAAGAGTCAATTTAATAACAAGGATGATTGTGAAAACGAATGCTTGAACAATTGTTCGTGTAAAGCATATGCTTCAGTTAGTGGGATAGGATGTTTGACATGGGATCAAGATTTGTCTGACATTCAGAAGTTTCAAGCTGGTGGAAGTCAGCTCTATATTCGCCTCAACAAATCCGATATAGTAG ATGGTAAAAGCAACAAAAGAAAACTCGCAATCCTGATAAGCGTAATACTCGGTGTAGTATGCTTAAGCATCTTTGCTTACTTACTGTGGAGaaacaaaaacaaaccaaaaG ATCCatgtaaaaggaaaagaaaagaaacggGAAGTTCTGATCAGTTAAGTAAGAGTAAAGAAATGTTGAGAGACTTCTCAGGGGAAGACGTAGGTGAAGGCGAAGAAAATGGACCCGAGTTACCTCTGTTCAGCTTCAATACTATTGAAACTGCTACAAACAACTTTTCTGTTTCAAATAAACTTGGCCATGGAGGTTTTGGTGATGTTTACAAG GGAACCATGCCTTGTGGAGCAATAGTAGCTGTTAAGAGACTTTCAAGGAAGTCAGGACAGGGATTAGAAGAGTTCAAAACCGAGATTATCTTAATTGCCAAACTACAGCACAGAAATCTGGTAAGGATTTTGGGCTGTtgcattgaagaggaagaaaagatGTTGGTCTATGAATACATGCCTAACAAAAGCTTGGACGCCTTCATTTTCG ATCCAACAAAACAAGTGTTATTAGATTGGGGGAAACGTTTCAATATAATTGAAGGAATCGCCCGAGGGCTTCTTTACCTGCACAGGGATTCGAGGTTAAGAATAATTCATAGAGATTTGAAAGCTAGCAACATTTTATTGGATGATGAAATGAACCCGaaaatttcagattttggaatggcGAAGATCTTCGGAGGGAATCAAAATCAAGCAAATACAACCAGGGTAGTTGGAACATA TGGCTATATGTCTCCTGAGTATGCAATGGAAGGGCTATTCTCCATAAAATCTGACGTTTATAGCTTTGGAGTACTACTTCTTGAGATAGTCAGTGGCAAGAAGAACTCGTATTTTCGTCATACTGATAAACACCCAAACCTTCTTGTACTT GCATGGAATCTATGGAATGAAGGGAAAGTAATGGAATTCGCAGATCCATCTATAAGCAATTCATATACTTTATCAGAGGTGTCTAGGTGCATGCACGTAGGAATTTTATGTGTACAAGATTCTGCTATCGATAGACCTGACATGGCTGCTGTTGTTCGAATGTTAGAAAGTGAAACTGCACTTCGTCCTGCACCAAGACCACCTACATTTACTATTGGAAGAAGACCCTCGGAAATGGATTTATCCATGGAGGAACATGAAATAGTATCCACAAATGATGTAACAGTTACTGTCATTTTAGGAAGATGA